Proteins found in one Orcinus orca chromosome 11, mOrcOrc1.1, whole genome shotgun sequence genomic segment:
- the NEMP1 gene encoding nuclear envelope integral membrane protein 1 isoform X2: protein MAGGMKVAVLSAVGAGPWSWGAGGGGAVRLLLVLSGCLVCGSAGIDLNVVMLQESKVYYMNTSQQSCYKNVLIPKWHDIWTQIQIRVNSSKLVRVTQVENEEKLKELEQFSIWNFFSSFLKEKLNDTYVNVGLYSTKTCLKVEIIEEDTKYSVTVTRRFDPKLFLIFLLGLILFFCGDLLSRSQIFYYSTGMSVGIVTSLLIIIFMLSKFMPKKSPIYIILVGGWSFSLYLIQLVFKNLQEIWRCYWQYLLIGFMSFAVCYKYGPLENERSINLLTWTLQLMGLCFMYSSIQIPHIALAIIITALCTKSVEYPIHWLYITYRKMCNATEKTVPPRLLTEEEYRIQGEVETRKALEKLREYCNSPDCPAWKTVSRIQSPKRFADFVEGSFHLTPNEVSVHEQEYGLESIIAQDELYEETSSEEEDLDSRYPPITQQNSFLT, encoded by the exons CCGGAATTGATTTAAACGTGGTCATGCTTCAGGAATCCAAAGTTTATTATATGAATACCAGTCAACAATCCTGTTATAAAAATGTGCTTATCccgaagtggcatgatatatggACACAGATACAG ATTCGGGTAAATAGTTCCAAACTGGTCCGAGTCACCCAGGTGGAGAATGAGGAGAAACTGAAGGAGCTAGAGCAGTTTAGTATCTGgaactttttttcctcctttttaaaagagaaattgaatGACACCTATGTTAACGTGGGTCTATACAGCACAAAAACCTGCCTCAAAGTTGAGATTATAGAGGAAGACACCAAGTACAGTGTCACTGTGACCCGGA gatTTGACCCCAAActcttcctcatttttctccttggacttattctatttttttgtggTGACTTGCTGAGCAG AAGTCAAATCTTCTACTATTCCACTGGGATGAGTGTGGGAATTGTGACCTCTTTACTAATCATCATTTTTATGCTGTCCAAGTTTATGCCCAAG AAAAGTCCCATTTACATCATCCTGGTAGGAGGCTGGTCCTTTTCTCTGTACCTCATTcagctagtttttaaaaatttacaagagATCTGGAGATGTTACTGGCAGTATCTTTTAA TTGGATTCATGAGTTTTGCAGTCTGTTACAAGTATGGGCCCTTGGAGAATGAACGAAGTATCAACCTGCTGACTTGGACCTTGCAGCTGATGGGCTTATGTTTCATGTATTCCAGTATCCAGATACCACACATTGCCCTTGCCATTATCATCACTGCACTGTGTACTAAGAGCGTGGAGTACCCTATTCACTGGCTGTACATCACCTACAG AAAGATGTGTAATGCAACAGAAAAGACTGTCCCCCCTCGTCTTCTGACAGAAGAAGAATATCGGATACAAGGAGAGGTAGAGACCCGAAAGGCTTTAGAGAAGCTTAGAGAATACTGCAACAGTCCAGACTGCCCGGCTTGGAAGACTGTTTCTCGAATCCAGTCTCCAAAAAG atttgCTGACTTTGTGGAAGGATCTTTCCACCTCACACCCAATGAGGTTTCTGTCCATGAGCAGGAATATGGGTTAGAGAGCATTATTGCCCAGGATGAACTCTATGAAGAAACATCCTCTGAAGAGGAGGACTTAGATTCTCGGTACCCCCCCATCACACAACAGAACAGCTTCTTGACTTAG
- the NEMP1 gene encoding nuclear envelope integral membrane protein 1 isoform X1, protein MAGGMKVAVLSAVGAGPWSWGAGGGGAVRLLLVLSGCLVCGSAGIDLNVVMLQESKVYYMNTSQQSCYKNVLIPKWHDIWTQIQIRVNSSKLVRVTQVENEEKLKELEQFSIWNFFSSFLKEKLNDTYVNVGLYSTKTCLKVEIIEEDTKYSVTVTRRFDPKLFLIFLLGLILFFCGDLLSRSQIFYYSTGMSVGIVTSLLIIIFMLSKFMPKKSPIYIILVGGWSFSLYLIQLVFKNLQEIWRCYWQYLLSYVLAVGFMSFAVCYKYGPLENERSINLLTWTLQLMGLCFMYSSIQIPHIALAIIITALCTKSVEYPIHWLYITYRKMCNATEKTVPPRLLTEEEYRIQGEVETRKALEKLREYCNSPDCPAWKTVSRIQSPKRFADFVEGSFHLTPNEVSVHEQEYGLESIIAQDELYEETSSEEEDLDSRYPPITQQNSFLT, encoded by the exons CCGGAATTGATTTAAACGTGGTCATGCTTCAGGAATCCAAAGTTTATTATATGAATACCAGTCAACAATCCTGTTATAAAAATGTGCTTATCccgaagtggcatgatatatggACACAGATACAG ATTCGGGTAAATAGTTCCAAACTGGTCCGAGTCACCCAGGTGGAGAATGAGGAGAAACTGAAGGAGCTAGAGCAGTTTAGTATCTGgaactttttttcctcctttttaaaagagaaattgaatGACACCTATGTTAACGTGGGTCTATACAGCACAAAAACCTGCCTCAAAGTTGAGATTATAGAGGAAGACACCAAGTACAGTGTCACTGTGACCCGGA gatTTGACCCCAAActcttcctcatttttctccttggacttattctatttttttgtggTGACTTGCTGAGCAG AAGTCAAATCTTCTACTATTCCACTGGGATGAGTGTGGGAATTGTGACCTCTTTACTAATCATCATTTTTATGCTGTCCAAGTTTATGCCCAAG AAAAGTCCCATTTACATCATCCTGGTAGGAGGCTGGTCCTTTTCTCTGTACCTCATTcagctagtttttaaaaatttacaagagATCTGGAGATGTTACTGGCAGTATCTTTTAA GCTATGTCCTTGCAGTTGGATTCATGAGTTTTGCAGTCTGTTACAAGTATGGGCCCTTGGAGAATGAACGAAGTATCAACCTGCTGACTTGGACCTTGCAGCTGATGGGCTTATGTTTCATGTATTCCAGTATCCAGATACCACACATTGCCCTTGCCATTATCATCACTGCACTGTGTACTAAGAGCGTGGAGTACCCTATTCACTGGCTGTACATCACCTACAG AAAGATGTGTAATGCAACAGAAAAGACTGTCCCCCCTCGTCTTCTGACAGAAGAAGAATATCGGATACAAGGAGAGGTAGAGACCCGAAAGGCTTTAGAGAAGCTTAGAGAATACTGCAACAGTCCAGACTGCCCGGCTTGGAAGACTGTTTCTCGAATCCAGTCTCCAAAAAG atttgCTGACTTTGTGGAAGGATCTTTCCACCTCACACCCAATGAGGTTTCTGTCCATGAGCAGGAATATGGGTTAGAGAGCATTATTGCCCAGGATGAACTCTATGAAGAAACATCCTCTGAAGAGGAGGACTTAGATTCTCGGTACCCCCCCATCACACAACAGAACAGCTTCTTGACTTAG